CTCAAAGATCTGGCACCCGAGAAGCGTCAGGCCTACCTGGATGCAAAGGCCGCCGAGCGCGAAAAGATCCAAACTCAGATCAACAAGCTCAATGAAGAGCGTCAGAAATATGTGGCTGAAAAAGCCAAAGAAAGTGGCGCTGACGACACCCTTGACAAAGCCATGGTGAAAGCGGTGCGTGAACAGGCCGCCAAGAAGGCCATCACGTTTAAGTGATCGTCATAGCCAAACCTTCGCTTCGTTCTTGAATGTGTCCCATCAGTCTTATAGGACTCATGGGACACAATCGTCTCCTTTCGAATCACCGCCCATGTCCACGATCCTGGTTGTTGAAGATGACAGCGCCATCCGGCGTGGTGTGTGTGATGCCTTGCGGTTCTCGGGCTACGAAGTCCTCGAAGCTGCGGAGGGAGGCTCTGGCATGGAGCAGGCTCAGAAGGCTTCCTTTGATCTCATGCTGCTGGACCTTGTGCTGCCCAACTACAACGGCTTCGAGATCCTGCGTGCCTTGCGCGATCATCGTCCCGGCACCCCTGTGATCATTCTCTCAGCACGAGGCGAGGAGGCGGATCGAGTGAAAGGCTTAAAGTTAGGCGCGGATGACTATGTGGTGAAACCCTTCAGCGTGCGCGAACTGCTGGCACGCGTGGAGGCCGTTTTACGCCGATCCCCTGAACGTCCCAAGCCTGTTCAGCAGATCCCCTTTCCTTCAGGTGTCGCTGACATCGAACGCATGGAACTCCGCTACCATGACGGTGGACGTGAAGAACTCTCGGATCGCGAATGCGGGCTCATCGAATACCTCGCCGCTCATCGGGGTCGCGCCATCTCACGCGAGGAACTTCTCCGCCGCGTCTGGCGCATCGAACCGCGTCAGATGGAGACCCGCACCATTGACATGCACATCGCCAATCTCCGCGCCAAGCTCAAAGACAACGGCAGCGAACCCAAGTTCCTGCTCACCGTCCGAGGCAAGGGCTATATGTTGAGCCAGTGACAATACAGTGATCAGTTTTCAGTAAACAGTATTCAATCATCCCCCACGTGTCCGATATGACCTTC
This DNA window, taken from Prosthecobacter debontii, encodes the following:
- a CDS encoding response regulator transcription factor: MSTILVVEDDSAIRRGVCDALRFSGYEVLEAAEGGSGMEQAQKASFDLMLLDLVLPNYNGFEILRALRDHRPGTPVIILSARGEEADRVKGLKLGADDYVVKPFSVRELLARVEAVLRRSPERPKPVQQIPFPSGVADIERMELRYHDGGREELSDRECGLIEYLAAHRGRAISREELLRRVWRIEPRQMETRTIDMHIANLRAKLKDNGSEPKFLLTVRGKGYMLSQ